A stretch of the Aegilops tauschii subsp. strangulata cultivar AL8/78 chromosome 4, Aet v6.0, whole genome shotgun sequence genome encodes the following:
- the LOC109772820 gene encoding uncharacterized protein isoform X4 encodes MPPKAPKAPVTCNWVRSNVTDSILADFVKMGYLPKKEVMSYRAPDPSEEKPQPKEGEVVIFTDHMNQGFAPPGSKNFRDVLHFFDLRPQDIGPNSVSNICNFQVFCEVYLGEEPSLLLYRELFYLNRQNECAHGPSLELGGISIQRRRDCLFPSAEPPSHPKDWNQTWFYCQDTSPANENPLPGFCALRLESNHPLPDKLSVAERQTLTPTINKIKALLGNGLNCIDLVRVWIAWRVIPLSRRPGLMCDYTGQKDDPLRHSPDDLPEDVIDDMTKSLLNESLADCGRIGLSPFCKANPAPAANDKFWKVKYDHAAAKKARKAKKAARKAAARKKGNKPSASDLLHLDDTSESEREDTGASHEVIEEIHESRRQTRTSKDVDLSSGLPDASRKRRTEGTSPSSGDSMQSSMPAFKTAPGVQVKPSKRTKRNKPVEEPILAEPEFRTAALDASAHEPPSAPAPNAPTPTADPSAEQVMEGSENPEIPSPAHPDDPDVEITRTEFVEPGRPTVLAKCSAKEELLERRRSKLDITDYTHLSIGDIVTGYVNQVHNSRDLEIDMVKQIHQKSEAVIKQFESEISELKNRLKTQESETQKANSKFEFSVSAQEKLKKKFEAERKAWADEKTALLSRAEQAEATLAETTTELSGLKRHVSQMVSAIFGPRSSNLNQNMLTKLKAVYTLVEQLYTGSQRALAVVALSNEVPTHLADVLRRFAASTLPRIEMSFCKSRSHSRSEPGQGVSTGARPGRHRPWVSQFEGGRHPI; translated from the exons ATGCCacccaaggctcccaaagcacccgtcacatgcaactgggttagatccaacgtcactgatagcatcttagctgatttcgtgaaaatgggttacctgccaaagaaagaggtcatgtcctatcgtgctcctgacccatCAGAAGAGAAGCCTCAACCCAAGGAGGGGGAAGTTGtcatttttactgatcacatgaaccagggttttgctccacccggctcaaaaaatttcagagatgtcctgcacttttttgacctgcgacctcaagacatcggccCCAACTCCGTGTCAAAcatttgtaacttccaagtgttctgtgaggtgtatcttggagaagaacccagcttgctactctatagagagctattttatctgaaccgccaaaacgaatgtgcccatgggcccagcttggaacttggcggaatctcaatCCAGCGACGTAGAGACTGTCTCTTCCCTTCtgctgagccgccaagtcacccgaaagattggaaccagacatggttctactgccaagacacttctccagctaatgagaaccctctgcccggcttctGCGCCCtacgtctggagtcaaatcaccccttaccagataaattatctgtggctgaacgtcaaacacttacccccaccataaacaagatcaaagctcttctggggaacggcctaaaCTGCATTGatttggtccgggtttggattgcttggcgggtgattccattaagccgccgccccggcttgatgtgcgattacacaggccagaaggatgatcctcttcggcacagtcctgatgacttacctgaggacgtcattgatgacatgaccaagtctcttctgaatgagagcctggcagattgcgggagaataggcttaagtcctttctgcaaggctaacccggctccagcg gctaatgataaattttggaaagtcaaatatgaccatgctgctgcaaagaaagccagaaaagccaagaaagccgccaggaaagccgctgcccgtaagaaggggaataaacctagcgcctcggacctgcttcatctggatgatacctccgagtcagag cgggaggacaccggagcgagtcatgaagtgattgaagag attcatgagagtcggaggcagacccggaccagcaaagatgtagacctctcctccggcttacccgatgcatcaaggaagcgccggactgag ggaacttcaccttcctccggcgactcaatgcagtccagcatgccggctttcaaaaccgctcccgg tgtacaagtaaagcctaGTAAGAGGACAAAGAGaaataagccggtcgaagagccgatCCTAGCTGAACCAGAATTTAGGACGGCTGCTCTTGAtgcttctgctcatgagccgccaTCTGCACCAGCCCCTAATGCTCCAACTCCCACCGCTGATCCATCTGCTGAACAAGTTATGGAAGGCTCTGAGAACCCAGAGATCCCTAGCCCGGCCCATCCTGATGATCCGGATGTTGAGATCACCCGAACTGAATTTGTTGaaccggggagacctaccgtgctggctaagtgctctgccaaagaagaactttTGGAACGCCGCAGAAGCAAGCTGGATATCACTGATTATACTCATCTGAGTATTGGAGACATTGTCACTGGTTATGTAAACCAAGTGCACAACAGTCGGGATCTGGagattgatatggtgaaacaaatacaccaaaaatctgag GCTGTCATTAAACAATTTGAATCGGAGATCTCTGAGTTAAAGAATCGCCTGAAAACTCAGGAAAgtgaaacccaaaaggccaactccaagtttgaattcagtgtatctgcacaagagaaactgaagaagaagtttgaagcagagagaaaagcctgggcggatgaaaagactgctttgctcagccgggccgaacaagcggaggccactcttgctgAAACAACCaccgagctatccggcttaaaacgccatgtatctcagatggtctccgcaatctttg gccccaggagttccaatctcaatcaaaacatgctgacaaagctgaaggctgtttataccctggtggaacaactctacaccgggtcacaacgtgctttagccgtcgtggctctgtcaaatgaagttcccactcatctggcggatGTGTTAAGGCGGTTTGCtgcctcaacgcttccaagaatTGAGatgagcttctgcaagagccggagccatagccgctctgagccgggccaaggcgtttctaccggagctagacccggccgacatcgcccttgggtatcccagtttgaaggaggacggcaccccatttga
- the LOC109772820 gene encoding uncharacterized protein isoform X3 produces MPPKAPKAPVTCNWVRSNVTDSILADFVKMGYLPKKEVMSYRAPDPSEEKPQPKEGEVVIFTDHMNQGFAPPGSKNFRDVLHFFDLRPQDIGPNSVSNICNFQVFCEVYLGEEPSLLLYRELFYLNRQNECAHGPSLELGGISIQRRRDCLFPSAEPPSHPKDWNQTWFYCQDTSPANENPLPGFCALRLESNHPLPDKLSVAERQTLTPTINKIKALLGNGLNCIDLVRVWIAWRVIPLSRRPGLMCDYTGQKDDPLRHSPDDLPEDVIDDMTKSLLNESLADCGRIGLSPFCKANPAPAANDKFWKVKYDHAAAKKARKAKKAARKAAARKKGNKPSASDLLHLDDTSESEREDTGASHEVIEERQIHESRRQTRTSKDVDLSSGLPDASRKRRTEGTSPSSGDSMQSSMPAFKTAPGVQVKPSKRTKRNKPVEEPILAEPEFRTAALDASAHEPPSAPAPNAPTPTADPSAEQVMEGSENPEIPSPAHPDDPDVEITRTEFVEPGRPTVLAKCSAKEELLERRRSKLDITDYTHLSIGDIVTGYVNQVHNSRDLEIDMVKQIHQKSEAVIKQFESEISELKNRLKTQESETQKANSKFEFSVSAQEKLKKKFEAERKAWADEKTALLSRAEQAEATLAETTTELSGLKRHVSQMVSAIFGPRSSNLNQNMLTKLKAVYTLVEQLYTGSQRALAVVALSNEVPTHLADVLRRFAASTLPRIEMSFCKSRSHSRSEPGQGVSTGARPGRHRPWVSQFEGGRHPI; encoded by the exons ATGCCacccaaggctcccaaagcacccgtcacatgcaactgggttagatccaacgtcactgatagcatcttagctgatttcgtgaaaatgggttacctgccaaagaaagaggtcatgtcctatcgtgctcctgacccatCAGAAGAGAAGCCTCAACCCAAGGAGGGGGAAGTTGtcatttttactgatcacatgaaccagggttttgctccacccggctcaaaaaatttcagagatgtcctgcacttttttgacctgcgacctcaagacatcggccCCAACTCCGTGTCAAAcatttgtaacttccaagtgttctgtgaggtgtatcttggagaagaacccagcttgctactctatagagagctattttatctgaaccgccaaaacgaatgtgcccatgggcccagcttggaacttggcggaatctcaatCCAGCGACGTAGAGACTGTCTCTTCCCTTCtgctgagccgccaagtcacccgaaagattggaaccagacatggttctactgccaagacacttctccagctaatgagaaccctctgcccggcttctGCGCCCtacgtctggagtcaaatcaccccttaccagataaattatctgtggctgaacgtcaaacacttacccccaccataaacaagatcaaagctcttctggggaacggcctaaaCTGCATTGatttggtccgggtttggattgcttggcgggtgattccattaagccgccgccccggcttgatgtgcgattacacaggccagaaggatgatcctcttcggcacagtcctgatgacttacctgaggacgtcattgatgacatgaccaagtctcttctgaatgagagcctggcagattgcgggagaataggcttaagtcctttctgcaaggctaacccggctccagcg gctaatgataaattttggaaagtcaaatatgaccatgctgctgcaaagaaagccagaaaagccaagaaagccgccaggaaagccgctgcccgtaagaaggggaataaacctagcgcctcggacctgcttcatctggatgatacctccgagtcagag cgggaggacaccggagcgagtcatgaagtgattgaagag cgacagattcatgagagtcggaggcagacccggaccagcaaagatgtagacctctcctccggcttacccgatgcatcaaggaagcgccggactgag ggaacttcaccttcctccggcgactcaatgcagtccagcatgccggctttcaaaaccgctcccgg tgtacaagtaaagcctaGTAAGAGGACAAAGAGaaataagccggtcgaagagccgatCCTAGCTGAACCAGAATTTAGGACGGCTGCTCTTGAtgcttctgctcatgagccgccaTCTGCACCAGCCCCTAATGCTCCAACTCCCACCGCTGATCCATCTGCTGAACAAGTTATGGAAGGCTCTGAGAACCCAGAGATCCCTAGCCCGGCCCATCCTGATGATCCGGATGTTGAGATCACCCGAACTGAATTTGTTGaaccggggagacctaccgtgctggctaagtgctctgccaaagaagaactttTGGAACGCCGCAGAAGCAAGCTGGATATCACTGATTATACTCATCTGAGTATTGGAGACATTGTCACTGGTTATGTAAACCAAGTGCACAACAGTCGGGATCTGGagattgatatggtgaaacaaatacaccaaaaatctgag GCTGTCATTAAACAATTTGAATCGGAGATCTCTGAGTTAAAGAATCGCCTGAAAACTCAGGAAAgtgaaacccaaaaggccaactccaagtttgaattcagtgtatctgcacaagagaaactgaagaagaagtttgaagcagagagaaaagcctgggcggatgaaaagactgctttgctcagccgggccgaacaagcggaggccactcttgctgAAACAACCaccgagctatccggcttaaaacgccatgtatctcagatggtctccgcaatctttg gccccaggagttccaatctcaatcaaaacatgctgacaaagctgaaggctgtttataccctggtggaacaactctacaccgggtcacaacgtgctttagccgtcgtggctctgtcaaatgaagttcccactcatctggcggatGTGTTAAGGCGGTTTGCtgcctcaacgcttccaagaatTGAGatgagcttctgcaagagccggagccatagccgctctgagccgggccaaggcgtttctaccggagctagacccggccgacatcgcccttgggtatcccagtttgaaggaggacggcaccccatttga
- the LOC109772820 gene encoding uncharacterized protein isoform X7: MKLVPNEDKFMEVARGTGGASLAWQVLLRFDGFQQGSDIHALHQGRSAFFMGSAFAIKANDKFWKVKYDHAAAKKARKAKKAARKAAARKKGNKPSASDLLHLDDTSESEVALDSLGSFFNHLIDTDYQREDTGASHEVIEEIHESRRQTRTSKDVDLSSGLPDASRKRRTEGTSPSSGDSMQSSMPAFKTAPGVQVKPSKRTKRNKPVEEPILAEPEFRTAALDASAHEPPSAPAPNAPTPTADPSAEQVMEGSENPEIPSPAHPDDPDVEITRTEFVEPGRPTVLAKCSAKEELLERRRSKLDITDYTHLSIGDIVTGYVNQVHNSRDLEIDMVKQIHQKSEAVIKQFESEISELKNRLKTQESETQKANSKFEFSVSAQEKLKKKFEAERKAWADEKTALLSRAEQAEATLAETTTELSGLKRHVSQMVSAIFGPRSSNLNQNMLTKLKAVYTLVEQLYTGSQRALAVVALSNEVPTHLADVLRRFAASTLPRIEMSFCKSRSHSRSEPGQGVSTGARPGRHRPWVSQFEGGRHPI; encoded by the exons ATGAAACTTGTTCCTAACGAAGATAAATTTATGGAGGTGGCTAGGGGAACAGGAGGAGCAAGTTTAGCCTGGCAGGTGCTTCTCAGGTTCGATGGCTTCCAACAAGGGAGCGATATCCATGCTCTGCATCAAGGTCGTAGTGCTTTCTTCATGGGTTCGGCCTTTGCCATTAAG gctaatgataaattttggaaagtcaaatatgaccatgctgctgcaaagaaagccagaaaagccaagaaagccgccaggaaagccgctgcccgtaagaaggggaataaacctagcgcctcggacctgcttcatctggatgatacctccgagtcagaggtagctcttgactctttaggctccttttttaaccatcttattgacacggattatcagcgggaggacaccggagcgagtcatgaagtgattgaagag attcatgagagtcggaggcagacccggaccagcaaagatgtagacctctcctccggcttacccgatgcatcaaggaagcgccggactgag ggaacttcaccttcctccggcgactcaatgcagtccagcatgccggctttcaaaaccgctcccgg tgtacaagtaaagcctaGTAAGAGGACAAAGAGaaataagccggtcgaagagccgatCCTAGCTGAACCAGAATTTAGGACGGCTGCTCTTGAtgcttctgctcatgagccgccaTCTGCACCAGCCCCTAATGCTCCAACTCCCACCGCTGATCCATCTGCTGAACAAGTTATGGAAGGCTCTGAGAACCCAGAGATCCCTAGCCCGGCCCATCCTGATGATCCGGATGTTGAGATCACCCGAACTGAATTTGTTGaaccggggagacctaccgtgctggctaagtgctctgccaaagaagaactttTGGAACGCCGCAGAAGCAAGCTGGATATCACTGATTATACTCATCTGAGTATTGGAGACATTGTCACTGGTTATGTAAACCAAGTGCACAACAGTCGGGATCTGGagattgatatggtgaaacaaatacaccaaaaatctgag GCTGTCATTAAACAATTTGAATCGGAGATCTCTGAGTTAAAGAATCGCCTGAAAACTCAGGAAAgtgaaacccaaaaggccaactccaagtttgaattcagtgtatctgcacaagagaaactgaagaagaagtttgaagcagagagaaaagcctgggcggatgaaaagactgctttgctcagccgggccgaacaagcggaggccactcttgctgAAACAACCaccgagctatccggcttaaaacgccatgtatctcagatggtctccgcaatctttg gccccaggagttccaatctcaatcaaaacatgctgacaaagctgaaggctgtttataccctggtggaacaactctacaccgggtcacaacgtgctttagccgtcgtggctctgtcaaatgaagttcccactcatctggcggatGTGTTAAGGCGGTTTGCtgcctcaacgcttccaagaatTGAGatgagcttctgcaagagccggagccatagccgctctgagccgggccaaggcgtttctaccggagctagacccggccgacatcgcccttgggtatcccagtttgaaggaggacggcaccccatttga
- the LOC109772820 gene encoding uncharacterized protein isoform X8 — translation MASNKGSAFAIKANDKFWKVKYDHAAAKKARKAKKAARKAAARKKGNKPSASDLLHLDDTSESEVALDSLGSFFNHLIDTDYQREDTGASHEVIEERQIHESRRQTRTSKDVDLSSGLPDASRKRRTEGTSPSSGDSMQSSMPAFKTAPGVQVKPSKRTKRNKPVEEPILAEPEFRTAALDASAHEPPSAPAPNAPTPTADPSAEQVMEGSENPEIPSPAHPDDPDVEITRTEFVEPGRPTVLAKCSAKEELLERRRSKLDITDYTHLSIGDIVTGYVNQVHNSRDLEIDMVKQIHQKSEAVIKQFESEISELKNRLKTQESETQKANSKFEFSVSAQEKLKKKFEAERKAWADEKTALLSRAEQAEATLAETTTELSGLKRHVSQMVSAIFGPRSSNLNQNMLTKLKAVYTLVEQLYTGSQRALAVVALSNEVPTHLADVLRRFAASTLPRIEMSFCKSRSHSRSEPGQGVSTGARPGRHRPWVSQFEGGRHPI, via the exons ATGGCTTCCAACAAGGG TTCGGCCTTTGCCATTAAG gctaatgataaattttggaaagtcaaatatgaccatgctgctgcaaagaaagccagaaaagccaagaaagccgccaggaaagccgctgcccgtaagaaggggaataaacctagcgcctcggacctgcttcatctggatgatacctccgagtcagaggtagctcttgactctttaggctccttttttaaccatcttattgacacggattatcagcgggaggacaccggagcgagtcatgaagtgattgaagag cgacagattcatgagagtcggaggcagacccggaccagcaaagatgtagacctctcctccggcttacccgatgcatcaaggaagcgccggactgag ggaacttcaccttcctccggcgactcaatgcagtccagcatgccggctttcaaaaccgctcccgg tgtacaagtaaagcctaGTAAGAGGACAAAGAGaaataagccggtcgaagagccgatCCTAGCTGAACCAGAATTTAGGACGGCTGCTCTTGAtgcttctgctcatgagccgccaTCTGCACCAGCCCCTAATGCTCCAACTCCCACCGCTGATCCATCTGCTGAACAAGTTATGGAAGGCTCTGAGAACCCAGAGATCCCTAGCCCGGCCCATCCTGATGATCCGGATGTTGAGATCACCCGAACTGAATTTGTTGaaccggggagacctaccgtgctggctaagtgctctgccaaagaagaactttTGGAACGCCGCAGAAGCAAGCTGGATATCACTGATTATACTCATCTGAGTATTGGAGACATTGTCACTGGTTATGTAAACCAAGTGCACAACAGTCGGGATCTGGagattgatatggtgaaacaaatacaccaaaaatctgag GCTGTCATTAAACAATTTGAATCGGAGATCTCTGAGTTAAAGAATCGCCTGAAAACTCAGGAAAgtgaaacccaaaaggccaactccaagtttgaattcagtgtatctgcacaagagaaactgaagaagaagtttgaagcagagagaaaagcctgggcggatgaaaagactgctttgctcagccgggccgaacaagcggaggccactcttgctgAAACAACCaccgagctatccggcttaaaacgccatgtatctcagatggtctccgcaatctttg gccccaggagttccaatctcaatcaaaacatgctgacaaagctgaaggctgtttataccctggtggaacaactctacaccgggtcacaacgtgctttagccgtcgtggctctgtcaaatgaagttcccactcatctggcggatGTGTTAAGGCGGTTTGCtgcctcaacgcttccaagaatTGAGatgagcttctgcaagagccggagccatagccgctctgagccgggccaaggcgtttctaccggagctagacccggccgacatcgcccttgggtatcccagtttgaaggaggacggcaccccatttga
- the LOC109772820 gene encoding uncharacterized protein isoform X6 produces the protein MKLVPNEDKFMEVARGTGGASLAWQVLLRFDGFQQGSDIHALHQGRSAFFMGSAFAIKANDKFWKVKYDHAAAKKARKAKKAARKAAARKKGNKPSASDLLHLDDTSESEVALDSLGSFFNHLIDTDYQREDTGASHEVIEERQIHESRRQTRTSKDVDLSSGLPDASRKRRTEGTSPSSGDSMQSSMPAFKTAPGVQVKPSKRTKRNKPVEEPILAEPEFRTAALDASAHEPPSAPAPNAPTPTADPSAEQVMEGSENPEIPSPAHPDDPDVEITRTEFVEPGRPTVLAKCSAKEELLERRRSKLDITDYTHLSIGDIVTGYVNQVHNSRDLEIDMVKQIHQKSEAVIKQFESEISELKNRLKTQESETQKANSKFEFSVSAQEKLKKKFEAERKAWADEKTALLSRAEQAEATLAETTTELSGLKRHVSQMVSAIFGPRSSNLNQNMLTKLKAVYTLVEQLYTGSQRALAVVALSNEVPTHLADVLRRFAASTLPRIEMSFCKSRSHSRSEPGQGVSTGARPGRHRPWVSQFEGGRHPI, from the exons ATGAAACTTGTTCCTAACGAAGATAAATTTATGGAGGTGGCTAGGGGAACAGGAGGAGCAAGTTTAGCCTGGCAGGTGCTTCTCAGGTTCGATGGCTTCCAACAAGGGAGCGATATCCATGCTCTGCATCAAGGTCGTAGTGCTTTCTTCATGGGTTCGGCCTTTGCCATTAAG gctaatgataaattttggaaagtcaaatatgaccatgctgctgcaaagaaagccagaaaagccaagaaagccgccaggaaagccgctgcccgtaagaaggggaataaacctagcgcctcggacctgcttcatctggatgatacctccgagtcagaggtagctcttgactctttaggctccttttttaaccatcttattgacacggattatcagcgggaggacaccggagcgagtcatgaagtgattgaagag cgacagattcatgagagtcggaggcagacccggaccagcaaagatgtagacctctcctccggcttacccgatgcatcaaggaagcgccggactgag ggaacttcaccttcctccggcgactcaatgcagtccagcatgccggctttcaaaaccgctcccgg tgtacaagtaaagcctaGTAAGAGGACAAAGAGaaataagccggtcgaagagccgatCCTAGCTGAACCAGAATTTAGGACGGCTGCTCTTGAtgcttctgctcatgagccgccaTCTGCACCAGCCCCTAATGCTCCAACTCCCACCGCTGATCCATCTGCTGAACAAGTTATGGAAGGCTCTGAGAACCCAGAGATCCCTAGCCCGGCCCATCCTGATGATCCGGATGTTGAGATCACCCGAACTGAATTTGTTGaaccggggagacctaccgtgctggctaagtgctctgccaaagaagaactttTGGAACGCCGCAGAAGCAAGCTGGATATCACTGATTATACTCATCTGAGTATTGGAGACATTGTCACTGGTTATGTAAACCAAGTGCACAACAGTCGGGATCTGGagattgatatggtgaaacaaatacaccaaaaatctgag GCTGTCATTAAACAATTTGAATCGGAGATCTCTGAGTTAAAGAATCGCCTGAAAACTCAGGAAAgtgaaacccaaaaggccaactccaagtttgaattcagtgtatctgcacaagagaaactgaagaagaagtttgaagcagagagaaaagcctgggcggatgaaaagactgctttgctcagccgggccgaacaagcggaggccactcttgctgAAACAACCaccgagctatccggcttaaaacgccatgtatctcagatggtctccgcaatctttg gccccaggagttccaatctcaatcaaaacatgctgacaaagctgaaggctgtttataccctggtggaacaactctacaccgggtcacaacgtgctttagccgtcgtggctctgtcaaatgaagttcccactcatctggcggatGTGTTAAGGCGGTTTGCtgcctcaacgcttccaagaatTGAGatgagcttctgcaagagccggagccatagccgctctgagccgggccaaggcgtttctaccggagctagacccggccgacatcgcccttgggtatcccagtttgaaggaggacggcaccccatttga